One Merismopedia glauca CCAP 1448/3 DNA window includes the following coding sequences:
- a CDS encoding DUF932 domain-containing protein, whose protein sequence is MISNSEIGLGAIKVEPLLFRLVCENGMIAPDFSQKRYHIGRAAASTEQAYELFTDETLKADDEAFLLKIRDTVRAAVDLTKFTTIVERMRSAKEQKIEGNPVKAVEIASKTLGLSQKESGSVLNHLIQGGDLSAYGILNAITRTSQDLPDYDRATDLERVGSEVLALPASRWREIALAS, encoded by the coding sequence GTGATTAGCAACTCAGAGATTGGACTAGGAGCTATCAAGGTAGAACCGTTACTTTTCCGGCTAGTGTGTGAGAACGGCATGATAGCACCGGATTTTAGCCAGAAACGCTATCATATTGGTCGAGCCGCAGCTTCGACAGAACAAGCCTACGAGTTGTTCACAGACGAAACCCTCAAAGCTGATGATGAAGCTTTCCTGCTCAAAATCAGGGATACTGTCAGAGCAGCAGTAGACTTGACTAAATTCACCACTATTGTCGAACGAATGCGCTCGGCGAAAGAGCAAAAGATAGAAGGTAATCCCGTCAAAGCCGTAGAAATAGCCTCAAAGACCTTGGGATTAAGCCAGAAAGAGAGTGGTAGTGTCTTGAATCACCTAATCCAAGGGGGTGACTTGAGCGCCTATGGAATTCTCAACGCAATTACCCGCACATCGCAAGACCTACCAGACTATGACCGCGCGACTGACCTAGAACGTGTGGGAAGCGAGGTATTAGCACTGCCAGCATCTAGGTGGAGAGAAATTGCCCTGGCAAGTTAA